The Pseudomonadota bacterium DNA segment TCCAGGCTACAGCTTATACCTCAATGTAAATCTTGATATACAGCTTGCTGTTGAAAATGCGTTTGAAAACAAAAAAGGAGGATGTGTTGTCGTAGAGACGAAAACAGGGGCCGTCCTTGCCCTTACAAGCAGACCGTCTTTTGATCCCAACAAATTTGCCTCAGGCATTACAAAAGAAGATTGGAAGAATATTATAACCGATAAGATGCATCCTCTACTGAATAGGGTCACACAAGGCAAATATCCTCCAGGATCTACCTTTAAAATTGTATCAGCCATGAAAGTACTTGAGGAAGGGCTTATCAACGAAAAGACAGGGTTTTCATGCAGAGGAGGGTTTTTTTTCGGTAACAGAATTTTTAAATGCTGGAAGAAAGGCGGTCATGGAAGCGTATCAATACATAGAGGCATAGTGGAATCATGCGATGTTTTTTTCTACAATGTGGGCTTAAAGCTTGGGGTTGACAGGATCCATGAAATGTCTGAAATAATTGGCCTTGGAAAAATCACAGGCATTGATCTACCAGGAGAAATAAATGGCCTTGTGCCCTCTACTGCATGGAAACAAAAGGCATACGGCCAGCCATGGTACGAAGGAGAAACAGTCTCGGTCTCCATAGGCCAGGGTGCAGTATGTTTAACACCTATACAGCTTGTACAACTTTCAGCTTTTGTGGCAAACGAAGGGGTAAATTTTAAGCCGCAGATAGTCAACAGAATTGTATCTTCGGAAGGTAAGACGATAAAAACATTTGAGCCTGTCATGAATGCTAATGCAAAATTCAAAAAAGATGTGTTCAGAATTGTTAAAGAAGGCATGCAAGGGGTTGTGAATGAGCCAAGCGGCACAGCATACGGGTCACGTCTCCAGAATATCAACATGAGTGGTAAAACAGGCACAGCACAATCGGTCGGCGAAAAAGGTAAAAACCTTGGCGACCATGCATGGTTTATCGCATTTGCACCTGCTGAGGAACCGACCATATCAATATCTGTCCTTGTGGAGCACGGTGGACACGGCTCGAGCGTTTCTGCTCCTATTGCAAAGATAGTTACTGAAAACTATTTTAAGGAAAATACTCAGGTTAAAGAAGCGAGGATTCATGAAAATAGATAAAAGAAAGCTCTACCATCTTGATTGGTATCTGATTCTGAACGGTCTTGTCTTGTTTGCCATAGGCATCTTTAACATGTTCAGCGCAACCACTTCTTTTTATAGCGGTTCTTACGGTTTTATCATGAAACAGCTCGTTGCATTTTCAATAGGTCTTATACTAATTTTTATCATAATACAGTACGATTACAGATTAATAGCAAACAATTCAAAATGGCTTTATCTGTTGGCTATAGCCCTTATTTTGCTTGTCTTGATAATAGGAATGATAGCAGGAGGGGCAAAAAGATGGATAAACGTATTCGGTATCAGTATTCAACCATCTGAGTTCATGAAACCTATTCTCGTACTTTTCCTTGCAAATATGCTCTATGAAAAAAAGAGGGAGAATCAGAAATTGAGCTTAAGGGATATATCAATGCCTATGCTTGCAACATTGGTACCCTTTGTTCTTATTGTGAAGCAACCTGACCTGGGAACAGGGATAATTATTGTATTGACATCTCTTGCCATACTTTGGTTTGTGGGTTTAAAAAAATCCACCTACGCCCTTTTAATCAGTGTTGGGGCAGTTATTCCTTTTATTGCATGGCATTACCTTATGAAACCATATCAGAAAATGAGGGTTCTCAGTTTTATAAATATCGATGCAGACCCTTCAGGATTCGGATATCATGCAAAACAGGCTATTATAGCGGTCGGCTCGGGCAAATTTTTTGGAAAGGGATATATGGCAGGTACACAGCATAAACTTCAGTTCATACCTGAACATCATACGGATTTCATTTTTACGGTTTTTGGTGAAGAATGGGGTTTTTTTGGCTCTATAATACTCTTTCTACTGTTTTTATCTTTCATATTACGATGTTTAAAAGTCGCCCAGAACGCACATGATGAGCTTGGCTCAATTATTGCCTTCGGTATAGGCACAATTATATATCTTCAGTTTACCATTAACGTTATGATGGCTATACATCTCGCTCCTGTTGTGGGCATTCCGTTGCCATTCATCAGCTACGGCGGCTCATCAATACTTTCCGTTCTTGTCTCAACAGGATTAGTTTTGAACGTAAGCATGAGAAGGTATATGTTCTGAAATGAATTACCCCTCGGCCAACCACAAGGTATCAAAGTAGAGACAATGACTTAAAGCAAACTTCGGGGTATGGATAGCGGGACAATAAATTGCAGATTTCAAGCTCCATACAAGAGGTAATACACTTAAGCCTGGAACTTGAAACCTGCAGTCCGCAAACTTTTTACTCTGTTATCATCCATGAATCGAGCATTGTTCTGACAGCAGGGAAATATTTATCGTATTGTTCAGCCTGCGCAGAGTATATCCAGACATGAAACAGTTCTTCATTCTTTCTTGGGATTACAATCACTAATTGTTTATAATTATTATTTTTATAAACATATTCAGCTATGAATTGCTTGCCTGTTATTTTCATCCCATTTTTATCATACGTATATGTTTCTACAGGATAAACTTCAGCATGTTTTGTTGTTCTCAATTGATTCTCAAAAACCGTAATAACATCTTTTATATCTTTAAACTTTCCACCTTTCACGTTTGTTGAATACAAATTTTGAATACCTACTACCGGAGTGCTTGCATCCGCTTTGGTATTTTTTGTAAAAACTATTTCGTGCAAAGATTTTTTGACATAAACCCAATCTTGAGGATAATTGATTGTATACCCATACCCTTTTTCCTTAAATACATTGTCAGCAGCAAATAACGGTGCAATCAATATAAAACTCAAAAAAAGAACGCCGCAAAGTAAAGCTAAGTAGATTCTTTTCATTGTTTACCCCCTGATTGTTTATAAAAGCTAAATTTATGGATTAACCGGAACCCAGGCTTTATGTGCAGGTACCCATTTTCCACCTATCCACTGTCCCGGCACTTCAACCCATTGTCCGGGGGGCTGCTGCTGCGGGTCTGCACTTGTATAAACCGGCTTCTGCTGTTGTGCATCTTTTTCTTTCTTGTAATCCATCTCATGCCCTACAATAGCACCGGCAAGCGCTCCACCGGCTACACCAATTAAAGTACCGGCAGTATTGCCTCCAATTATCTGGCCGGCAATTGCACCGAGACCCGCTCCAACTGCTGCGCCTTTTGTTGTATCACTCATTCCCTCTATGGATGCGCATGAAAAACCCATAAATCCAAATGCTACGATCACTATAAACAAGAATATTTTTTTCATCCTATGTCTCCTCCTATTTAAATTATCAAAATACAAATGTATTACATCTTTATTTATTTATAATGCTGTAATAAGTCATTTGCAAGTAAATAAACGAAATATGTCTTTTCTTTAACTATAACAGGAATTCATTACAGCAGTTATAATTTTTATGGTAAAATAGTACCCATATAATTCATAACAAAAATATAAAGGAGATATTCCAGGAGGAACTTTATGGAAAGAAAATTTGAAAGCGAAGCACAACCCGACGAAATTACAAAGCCGGCAAATATAAATTCAATACCCGCTCTTACTGAGTTCGTATCTGTACGTGTACGGGAGGCAGGATTCAGCGATGAAAAAAACAAAGCTATAGGGCTTGCTGTTGAAGAAGCACTCCAGAACATTATACGTTTTGCCTGCCCAGACGGAAAAGGTGATATCCGTATTACCTTTAATATACATGACAGCGGGACACTACTTATCGAAATTGTGGACTCAGGGATACCCTTCAATATGCTTTTAGCCGGTACGTTCTCTGAGTTGGAAGATTTTTACGAGTCAGGAAAGATACCGTCCAACAAAATGATGAAAAAAGCGATTAAAAATATAGAATACAGGAGAGGTACAGACAGGAACACCATCCTTTTTACCATCCCACCCAACTCAGCGGGTACACGATAATTAATTTTTTGCATCTATATCCAATAGGAGGTCACAAATGCCATGGCTTTTTGAATCAACATCTATTAAAAACATGCTGTTGGCAAATCGCTTTATCCGCTCAGCTACATGGGAAGGTCTGGCTGCAAATGATGGCTCTGTCACCCCAAGGCTGATCGACGTGTCTGTACAACTTACCCAGGGTGGAATCGGGCTTATTATAACAGGTCATGCCTATGTGAGTCCCGAAGGACAAGCTACCCCTTGGCAACTTGGTATTTATTCTGACAAACTGATTCCAGGTCTCTCTGAAATGACAAACGTCGTTCATGGGACAGGAGGGAAGATTATAGTGCAGATTGCTCATGCAGGGTCTTACGCAGCCTCACTTCTCAGTGGACTTGATCCCATGGGTCCATCGCCTGTGGAAAAAGAATCTGGCTTAGTCGGGAAGGAGATGACCCGAAACGATATAAAGAAAGTAATACAGGCTTTTTCGAATGCAGCAGTTCGAGCACGGGCAGCAGGTTTTGATGGTATAGAACTTCACGGAGCACACGGCTAT contains these protein-coding regions:
- the rodA gene encoding rod shape-determining protein RodA → MKIDKRKLYHLDWYLILNGLVLFAIGIFNMFSATTSFYSGSYGFIMKQLVAFSIGLILIFIIIQYDYRLIANNSKWLYLLAIALILLVLIIGMIAGGAKRWINVFGISIQPSEFMKPILVLFLANMLYEKKRENQKLSLRDISMPMLATLVPFVLIVKQPDLGTGIIIVLTSLAILWFVGLKKSTYALLISVGAVIPFIAWHYLMKPYQKMRVLSFINIDADPSGFGYHAKQAIIAVGSGKFFGKGYMAGTQHKLQFIPEHHTDFIFTVFGEEWGFFGSIILFLLFLSFILRCLKVAQNAHDELGSIIAFGIGTIIYLQFTINVMMAIHLAPVVGIPLPFISYGGSSILSVLVSTGLVLNVSMRRYMF
- a CDS encoding YMGG-like glycine zipper-containing protein, whose translation is MKKIFLFIVIVAFGFMGFSCASIEGMSDTTKGAAVGAGLGAIAGQIIGGNTAGTLIGVAGGALAGAIVGHEMDYKKEKDAQQQKPVYTSADPQQQPPGQWVEVPGQWIGGKWVPAHKAWVPVNP
- a CDS encoding PsbP-related protein; this encodes MKRIYLALLCGVLFLSFILIAPLFAADNVFKEKGYGYTINYPQDWVYVKKSLHEIVFTKNTKADASTPVVGIQNLYSTNVKGGKFKDIKDVITVFENQLRTTKHAEVYPVETYTYDKNGMKITGKQFIAEYVYKNNNYKQLVIVIPRKNEELFHVWIYSAQAEQYDKYFPAVRTMLDSWMITE
- a CDS encoding ATP-binding protein codes for the protein MERKFESEAQPDEITKPANINSIPALTEFVSVRVREAGFSDEKNKAIGLAVEEALQNIIRFACPDGKGDIRITFNIHDSGTLLIEIVDSGIPFNMLLAGTFSELEDFYESGKIPSNKMMKKAIKNIEYRRGTDRNTILFTIPPNSAGTR
- the mrdA gene encoding penicillin-binding protein 2; this encodes MENFVKDDTTRESRKYKCCKWLLIITIIVLAIRLWDLQIMKGSEMRKLSEQNRIRIKKVIAPRGIIYDRTGKIMADTRPSFNMYITPEDIRDFNQTVDGLAKLINIDREDIIDKMKIASSFPPSFPVRIKSDISMDEVAKIEANRVYLPGVTIQIEPKRNYPYGKMIAHMLGYVSEISDEEVKNKAFKDYSPGDNIGRYGLERAYETYLRGKDGEKRVEVDAMGREVRTLETIEPIPGYSLYLNVNLDIQLAVENAFENKKGGCVVVETKTGAVLALTSRPSFDPNKFASGITKEDWKNIITDKMHPLLNRVTQGKYPPGSTFKIVSAMKVLEEGLINEKTGFSCRGGFFFGNRIFKCWKKGGHGSVSIHRGIVESCDVFFYNVGLKLGVDRIHEMSEIIGLGKITGIDLPGEINGLVPSTAWKQKAYGQPWYEGETVSVSIGQGAVCLTPIQLVQLSAFVANEGVNFKPQIVNRIVSSEGKTIKTFEPVMNANAKFKKDVFRIVKEGMQGVVNEPSGTAYGSRLQNINMSGKTGTAQSVGEKGKNLGDHAWFIAFAPAEEPTISISVLVEHGGHGSSVSAPIAKIVTENYFKENTQVKEARIHENR